Sequence from the Pedobacter sp. D749 genome:
GATTCAGTTTGCCAGGGACCTTGATGAGCGCAAAACAGAATTCATCTCGGTTGCAAGTCATGAACTAAAAACGCCCATCACGATTATAAAAGCCTATACTCAGATGTTAATGCTTTTGAAAGACCAATATTCGGAGAAGGTAGGCAGCGTGATATCAAAGCTTGAAACTCAAACGAACAAACTCTCCTTGCTTGCCTACCAGCTAATGGATGTGTCTAAACTGGAAAACGGAAGATTGCAGTATGATTTGGTCCGGATAGATATAAACTCTTTTTTGCGGGAAACTATATCGATATTATCGAATGTCCATTCGGAAAATAACATCGATTTGCAGTTGAGCGATGACTGTGTCGCAATGGCAGATCCTCTTCGTCTGGAGCAGGTGATTACAAACCTTATTGGAAACGCTTCAAAATATTCTGAGAAAGGCTCACACATCACTGTTTCAACAAGCATTTCAGATGAGAAAAAATCAGTTAGCATCCAGATTGCTGACCACGGGATAGGCATGTCAAAAGAAGGCATTGCACGGATTTTTGAAAAGTTCTACCGCATGGATGAAGTCACTGTATCTCATCCAGGACTTGGAATGGGGCTATATATTACCTCGAGAATAGTGACCGATCACGGTGGAAAAATCTGGGTTGAAAGCGTTGTAGATGAGGGATCAAAATTTATTTTCACGATGCCTCTTCTTGAAGATGCCTGTTAGGCTTGATTCAAATGAAGCATTTTCAAGACAATCTAAATTAGTAACGATGTAATGTGTTGGCTAGTAAGTTTATTAATTTCAAACTTGGCTGTTAATTTCACTTTCTTAGATTTATCATAATTAATTGTATGCAGAAATTGATTTACATTCTTGAGGATAATGACGAAATAAGAGAAATTCTCGAATTGCTTCTTGTGGAAGATGATTACAGGGTATCTGCTTTTGCGAACGTTTCTTCTTTTCTAATTGGACTTTCTTTACAGGTTCCGGATACCTTTATTCTGGATGTTATGCTTCCCGATGGAAACGGTATCGACATCTGCCGCAAATTAAAGGAAGATGCGCGGACCAGTAATGTTCCTGTGGTCATGATGTCGGCCAACTACAATCAGGAGCAACTGGCCAGTTCATGTCCAGCACAGGATTTTATAAGTAAACCTTTTGATATTGCGGATTTTTCTAACAGGATTGCTATTCAGACACGGGCAAATGTGAGGTAACTTAAAATAGTTTAATATTTCGGATTAATTGAGTTTGGTTAATCCTTTATAAAACTAAATATTGTAGCGTCTTTAATATTTGCTAGCTCTTTTCACTAGGTTTTAAATGTTAATTTAAGACCTTTTTTTATATCAAAATTTTTTAAGTTAGGGTAGCTATTTTCGGGATCAAGCGGAAAAGTTTTCTATCCTGGATAATCAATAAATACCAAGGTTAAATCAAATCGCAAATTTAGTCCGGGATATCGCTTTTTTTTCGTCGCAGGATTCGATACATCTGAGGCGAAACCCTCATGCTTTTCTTAAATAGCCTTGAAAAATGGAAAGCATCTTCATAGCCTAATCCACTGGCAATATCGCGGATTTTTATTTCAGTACTATTTAGCTGTGCACATGCCTTCCTAACTTTGAGGTGGATAAAATAGTCCATGGGCGGCATTCCAGTTGATTTTTTGAAAAGGCTTGAAAAATAAGATACCGATAATTGATTGTATTCAGCGAAATGCTCAACAGAAACTTTTCTTGATAATCCCTGTTGCATGTAGTTGATTGTCTTTTTGATCATGTCCCGCTCATCCTGGGCTTTAGTGTCAGTATGTTTTTCAGGATAAAAGAAGGTCGCTAAAAAATGATAAAGGCATAAATTAACATTATTTAAATTTTCCCTGCCATAACCCAATTGAAGGTTTTCATACATCGATTCCCAAATCTGGATTCCTTTTTCATTAAGGTGAATCGGTTTGGCACCCTCATAAAGACCTAAATTAAAACCCTCATTAAAGCCCTTTAAGTTCTCACCGCAAAAGTGAACCCAATAAATCGACCAGGGATCGTCCTCATCTGCACCATAACTCATTCTGGCTTTTGTGGTTGGCACAATAATGAACTCATTGGCGGATACCTCCATTCTATGACCATCAATTGAAAACCAACCTTTTCCCCTCAGGCAGTAGATAAGGATATTTTCGCTGCATCCATCCGGCCGTTCCCGGTAATGAAATGTCGCATTTGGAAAATAACCCATTGATGTTATATAGAGCTGGCTCATGATTACATTACTGTCTGCTGCCGCCTTCCAGGCCGACTCAGGAACGTAAATGTGTTTTTCACCCTGAAACCCATCTTTTCTTTTCATTTTCTATCTGGTTAGCAAACTGTAAATATAAAAAAAATAAAGAACGGAATTGTATTTTCAATACATGTTAAATAGTTGAATAGTCCATCATAATAGATGAATATACTATTTCAGTCTACTCACAATAGCATTAGTTTTGATTATATAAAGCAAATCAAACAGATTTCAGTTTTTCATAATGTAAACCGGAGATCAGGATAAGTTTTACTAACCAAATAATCTCAAATAAAGTATGAGCCAAACTCTACAAAAAAAATGTAAGCATCTTTATGGGCTGGTGTTTTTGCTACTTTTATTTATAGGCAATTCGTCCGACGCTCAAAGCCAGGTCAAAAAAACAATCACAGGTAAGGTAACTGATTCACTAGGTGTTGGCTTACCGGGTGTTGTAGTCGCAGCAGTTAATCAGGCGAATGTGGGAACACAAACTGATAATAACGGTAAGTTCGTATTGGATGTCAGTCCGGGACAATTGATCAGATTTTCTTTTGTGGGCTATAAAGAACAACGTGTTACTGTTGGCGAAAACGCTGTAATCAACATTAAACTAATTGAGGATAATATTCTCGCCGACGAAGTTGTAATTACAGCCCTGGGGCAACGTCAAAGGAAAGAAGCCCTGGTGGGATCAGTAACAACTGTTAAAGTAGCCAACCTTAAAATTCCGTCAAGTAATTTAACAAATGCACTATCCGGGCAAATTGCAGGTGTGATTGGCTACCAGCGCAGTGGCCAGCCCGGGCAAGACAACTCTCAGTTTTTTATTCGCGGGGTAACTACTTTTGGTTACAAACAGGATCCACTTATACTGATCGACAACGTGGAACTGACTTCGTCTGATCTGGCCCGTTTACAGGTTGACGACATTGAAAGTTTCTCTATTTTAAAGGATGCAAGTGCTACCGCACTATATGGTGCCCGTGGAGCAAATGGTGTAATTTTGGTTTCTACAAAATCAGGCAAGGTTGGAAAGGCGAAAATCAGTTTCCGTTTGGAGCAATCAGCCAGTCAATCTACTCAAAATCTTGAACTTGCAGATCCGGTTACCTATATGAAGCTCTTTAATGAAGCAGCCATCGGGCGGAATATGGATCCGGTATTCAATCAAAATAAAATCAACAATACGATCAATACAGTTAACCGTTCACAGGGATACAATGAATATGTTTATCCCGCAGTAGACTGGCTTGATATGCTTTTCAAAAAGCGTACATCGACCCAAAGGGCCAATCTTGGGATAAGCGGCGGAGGGGGAGTAGCCCGATATTACGTGGCCGGTTCCTATAACCTGGATAACGGCGTGTTGAAAGAGGATGAACGAAATAACAATGATAATAATATTAAATTCCGCAACTACCAGCTGCGCTCGAACGTAAATATAGATTTGACCAAAACTACCGAAATGGTTGTGCGCCTTTCAGGTAATTTCAGTGAATATAACGGTCCTATCGCATCGGACGGTGGTTTCTCTACTGACCTTTATAACGCGGCCGTACATACCAGTCCGGTGTTGTTTCCTGCTTATTTTCCAGCTGATCAGGCAAATCAGAATGCCCAGCACATTCTCTTTGGTAACACGGTAGGCAATGCTGCTAATGACATACGGAATGTAAACCCTTATGCAGCAATGTTGATGGGACATAAAAATTCTTCAGAATCAAGAATGTCGGCTCAGTTTGAAGTGAACCAAAAACTGGATTTTTTGACAGAAGGCCTAACTTTTCGGTCGATATTTAGTACCAACCGATATTCTTATTTTGATTCATCAATGGCTTACTCACCTTTTTATTACAATGTGAGTTCCTATGACAGGCAATCTAATCAATATACACTTAACTGGTTAAATCCTTCGGTAACGGCACCTTTGAACGTTGCCCGTGAATACTTAACTTACTATCCAGGTTCTCCAACAGTTAATACATTTCTCTATGCACAGGCGTCGATGAATTATGACAGGACTTTTGGAAGTCATACTGTAAGTGGCACATTAATCGGGACTGCGCAGCAGACTCGTTATAATAATGCAAGAGATCCGAAAAATAACCAGCCTACTTTACAATATTCATTGCCTTATCGCAATATCGGTTTAGCTGGCCGTTTAACTTATTCCTACAAA
This genomic interval carries:
- a CDS encoding sensor histidine kinase KdpD codes for the protein MKQIIGISLENEMDLILAHKRTMQVGEQLGLTVATRTTLATAVSEVVRTVIDLTNNGRLNIVIYGKFPRYSLNAEVGFKSDLSFRETDEGFFYAKKLLPDFNFEVSENSYHVRMGLGLPRSLKLDEGKISLLQSYFKKSSPLNSYEEIKNKNSQLNQLTAEQEKEIQFARDLDERKTEFISVASHELKTPITIIKAYTQMLMLLKDQYSEKVGSVISKLETQTNKLSLLAYQLMDVSKLENGRLQYDLVRIDINSFLRETISILSNVHSENNIDLQLSDDCVAMADPLRLEQVITNLIGNASKYSEKGSHITVSTSISDEKKSVSIQIADHGIGMSKEGIARIFEKFYRMDEVTVSHPGLGMGLYITSRIVTDHGGKIWVESVVDEGSKFIFTMPLLEDAC
- a CDS encoding response regulator transcription factor, with amino-acid sequence MQKLIYILEDNDEIREILELLLVEDDYRVSAFANVSSFLIGLSLQVPDTFILDVMLPDGNGIDICRKLKEDARTSNVPVVMMSANYNQEQLASSCPAQDFISKPFDIADFSNRIAIQTRANVR
- a CDS encoding AraC family transcriptional regulator, with translation MKRKDGFQGEKHIYVPESAWKAAADSNVIMSQLYITSMGYFPNATFHYRERPDGCSENILIYCLRGKGWFSIDGHRMEVSANEFIIVPTTKARMSYGADEDDPWSIYWVHFCGENLKGFNEGFNLGLYEGAKPIHLNEKGIQIWESMYENLQLGYGRENLNNVNLCLYHFLATFFYPEKHTDTKAQDERDMIKKTINYMQQGLSRKVSVEHFAEYNQLSVSYFSSLFKKSTGMPPMDYFIHLKVRKACAQLNSTEIKIRDIASGLGYEDAFHFSRLFKKSMRVSPQMYRILRRKKSDIPD
- a CDS encoding TonB-dependent receptor, whose translation is MSQTLQKKCKHLYGLVFLLLLFIGNSSDAQSQVKKTITGKVTDSLGVGLPGVVVAAVNQANVGTQTDNNGKFVLDVSPGQLIRFSFVGYKEQRVTVGENAVINIKLIEDNILADEVVITALGQRQRKEALVGSVTTVKVANLKIPSSNLTNALSGQIAGVIGYQRSGQPGQDNSQFFIRGVTTFGYKQDPLILIDNVELTSSDLARLQVDDIESFSILKDASATALYGARGANGVILVSTKSGKVGKAKISFRLEQSASQSTQNLELADPVTYMKLFNEAAIGRNMDPVFNQNKINNTINTVNRSQGYNEYVYPAVDWLDMLFKKRTSTQRANLGISGGGGVARYYVAGSYNLDNGVLKEDERNNNDNNIKFRNYQLRSNVNIDLTKTTEMVVRLSGNFSEYNGPIASDGGFSTDLYNAAVHTSPVLFPAYFPADQANQNAQHILFGNTVGNAANDIRNVNPYAAMLMGHKNSSESRMSAQFEVNQKLDFLTEGLTFRSIFSTNRYSYFDSSMAYSPFYYNVSSYDRQSNQYTLNWLNPSVTAPLNVAREYLTYYPGSPTVNTFLYAQASMNYDRTFGSHTVSGTLIGTAQQTRYNNARDPKNNQPTLQYSLPYRNIGLAGRLTYSYKNRYFLETNFGYNGSERFSENHRFGFFPTIGGGWIVSNEAFWKGGIANVVNRLKLRGSFGIVGNDAIGSQRFFYKSDVNLNGGGNYAQFGFNGASERQGVYINSYENTNITWETSQQTNIALEATLFKNLSLIAEVYNNYRYDIYMPRRNVPSTLGLEAIDPNTNLPDIGANIGIARSRGMDLSLDYKFNANDFSFAVRGNMTFAKNKYVNFEEPQWAEAYRYTTGQAISRNYGYIAERLFVDDKEVANSPSQIFSTGGKAPRGGDIKYKDLNNDGKIDDADKAYIGFPQSPELVYGFGFSSSYKGFDLSAFVTGQGRMTFFIKPEKISPFVPIDEKRKVNPFDGGDGDFFGNTQLLQDFANNHWSPENQDLYALYPRLSVTKEDLENNRQTSTWWMRNGSLVRLKSVEIGYTLPQRISTKIKLSSARLYFNGLNLLTWSPFKMWDPEQGGNGFAYPIQKVFNVGLNITL